DNA sequence from the Caminibacter pacificus genome:
CACGAAGTAGAACACATCAGAGACCCTAAAAAAATGCTCGAATGGGCTATGAAAAGCGAAGAAGAAGCAATGGATATGTATAATGATTTTGCGGTTGAGTGCACAAACGCAAGAGACGCCGGAACAAAACAGATTTTCGAACAAATTATCGCCGATGAAGAGAGGCATTTCGAAGGTTTCGAGCAAGAGTTCGACAACCTTGAAAAATTCGGAGATAGATACCTCGCCCAACAAGCGATGGAGAGAAGCAAACGTTTAGGAGCTATGAATCAAGGACTTTAAGGACCTTGATTCTTTTCTTTTCGGCTTTTTTTAACCATTTTAGTTTTTTCTTAACGGCGGTTTTCGGGTTTTGGTTTAGTTTTAAAAGCAATCTTTCGCAGTTGTAATAGTCATGCATTTTTCCTAAAGTATCTTGTAAAAGCTTGAATTTTTTTTCGTATTTCGGGTTGGTATATCTGCATTTTTTTATCTCTATTCTTATTTTATGCAAGCTCTTTTCATCTTTATTCAAAAACGATTCGCTAAGTATCTCTTTGCATTTTTTAAGTGATATTTCTTTATGTTTTTGAGGCTCCAACGTAATTACGAGAGATTTGAAATCTTTCAACCACTTGAGGAATTTTTTTCTTAGTTTTTTATGCTTTTGTTTTAGGTATTTTTTGGCTTTTTTGTTTTTGCATATTTCAAGAAGTACGTCGGTATCTCTTAGTTTTGAGGATTTTTTAAGAAGTTCTTTCAATCCCAAATCGATTTTTCCCTCTTTTTCAAGGTTGCTTAAAACTTTTCTTGCATAAACTCTCAAATCGTGCAAAGTTTCGGGGTCGTCTTTTTTTATATATCGTTTTATTAATTTTTCCATAGGTTTTTCCTTTCATCGTAAAAGATGACGTTGGTAGGATATGCAAGCTCCAATTTCGAATTTTTAATAATATCGAGTACTTTTAACATTACGTCTTGTTTTACTCTAAGCCACTCCTCCCAATCCACGGTAATAGAAAAAGCGTATATCAAAATATCTATCGAATATTCGTCGAATTTATCCACATAAACAAGAAGCGTTTTTCTAACTCCGTATTTATCTTCTATGGAAAAGAGTGCGTTTTTTTGCATTTTTTTTCTAAGACGGCTTTTGATTTTATCATCCGTTACTATAAACGGATGTTTTTGAAGCATTACTCTAATCTCGTTTACGACACGTCTAAGTTCGTCGGTATCTGTTGTGTATTTGATTTTTAGCCAAAATTTTATTCTTCTGCCTATCATCCTACGAGACCAATTTTTTACCCATTCGTTTGCAAGTTTGGAATTCGGAATGACTATAAGCCCGTTATCAAACGTCCTGATTTGAGTGGCCGTAAGTCCTATTTCGGTCACAAACCCTTCAAAATCTTTTGTCTCTATCCAATCTCCCACATGAAAAGCGTCTTCACTAACAAGCCTGATAGAATCGAAAAAGTTACCGATTGTTTCTTTTGCGGCAAGCCCTATAATCACACCGCCGATACCAAGAGAGGTGATAATTGCCGTAACGTTAACTCCCAAGTGAGAAAGAACCGCTACGAAAATAACGATTACGATAAGCACTTTCGTTAGGTTTATAACCAAAGAAAAAAGCTCACGCCTTACGTTTTCTTTTTTCGAAACCTTTATCGTAATAGCCGTATAGATGATATATTTCAAAACTTCATAAAACAACCACGAAATTAAAAACAGATTCAAAAAAAACTTAACGTTGCTATTCGGAAATCGGTCGTCAAAGAGATAAAAAAACGTATTTACGTCTATTAAAAACAAAAAAGGTATTCCTATTTTATATACTCTTGAATAAAGGAGTCTTAAAAAGATATTTTTTCTTTTTTTGAAAAAGAAATATTTGAGGTTTTTGGTAAAAAAGAGATAAAGCAGATTTAAAACCACAACCCCGATTGCTATATAGAGTTTCATTTTTTCTCTTTTTTCGTAAATTATATCACAATTTGTTATAATTGCGCCTAAAAAAGGAAATTAATGAGAAGCCATTACTGCGCGGAGCTAAACGAACTGAATGTAGGCGAAGAAGTAGAACTTGTCGGATGGGTTAATTCTCACAGAGACCACGGAGGAGTAATCTTCATCGACCTTAGAGACAGAAGCGGGATTATTCAAATAGTTGCCGACCCTGCGGATAGCAAAAAAGCTCATGAAGTTGCGGAGCAAGTAAAAGACGAATACGTTATCAAAGTAAAAGGAAAAGTCAGATTAAGAGGCGAAGGTCTTGAAAATCCTAAGCTAAAAACCGGAAAAATCGAAGTGGTAGCCGATGAAATTGTTATCGAAAACAAAAGTGAAGTATTACCTTTCCAAATCGGAGATAAAAGCGTAAACGAAGAACTCAGACTAAAATACAGATATTTAGACCTTAGAGACCCTGATATGCTTGAGACTTTCATTTTAAGAAGCAAAGTCGTAAAAGCTATTAGAGACTATTTCGACAAAGAAGGGTTTATCGACGTAGAAACTCCCGTACTTACAAAATCAACACCTGAGGGTGCGAGAGATTATTTGGTACCGAGCAGAATTCATCCGGGAGAATTTTACGCACTTCCCCAATCACCTCAATTATTCAAACAAATCTTAATGGTAG
Encoded proteins:
- a CDS encoding bacterioferritin yields the protein MNKAKSIELLNKAIAEELSAIHQYMYFHFVLDDLGYDLLAGIFKKTAIDEMLHTEKFAERILFLGGEIEMKPAHEVEHIRDPKKMLEWAMKSEEEAMDMYNDFAVECTNARDAGTKQIFEQIIADEERHFEGFEQEFDNLEKFGDRYLAQQAMERSKRLGAMNQGL
- a CDS encoding CHAD domain-containing protein produces the protein MEKLIKRYIKKDDPETLHDLRVYARKVLSNLEKEGKIDLGLKELLKKSSKLRDTDVLLEICKNKKAKKYLKQKHKKLRKKFLKWLKDFKSLVITLEPQKHKEISLKKCKEILSESFLNKDEKSLHKIRIEIKKCRYTNPKYEKKFKLLQDTLGKMHDYYNCERLLLKLNQNPKTAVKKKLKWLKKAEKKRIKVLKVLDS
- a CDS encoding mechanosensitive ion channel family protein is translated as MKLYIAIGVVVLNLLYLFFTKNLKYFFFKKRKNIFLRLLYSRVYKIGIPFLFLIDVNTFFYLFDDRFPNSNVKFFLNLFLISWLFYEVLKYIIYTAITIKVSKKENVRRELFSLVINLTKVLIVIVIFVAVLSHLGVNVTAIITSLGIGGVIIGLAAKETIGNFFDSIRLVSEDAFHVGDWIETKDFEGFVTEIGLTATQIRTFDNGLIVIPNSKLANEWVKNWSRRMIGRRIKFWLKIKYTTDTDELRRVVNEIRVMLQKHPFIVTDDKIKSRLRKKMQKNALFSIEDKYGVRKTLLVYVDKFDEYSIDILIYAFSITVDWEEWLRVKQDVMLKVLDIIKNSKLELAYPTNVIFYDERKNLWKN